The genomic interval ATCAAAGACGCGAAAGAGGCAGCTTAAGAGCTTTTACCTAATTCACTAACCGTGTTAACCAGTTATCAGGAGTTTTACAATGTCCGTATCTAAAGAGGATATCCTTGAGGGCATCGCCAACATGACCGTTATGGAGGTCGTGGAGCTGATCGAGGCGATGGAAGAGAAGTTTGGCGTTACCGCTGCTGCAGCTGTTGCTGCTGCTCCGGCCGCTGGTGGTGGCGAAGCCGCTGCTGCAGAAGAACAGACCGAGTTTGATGTCGTTATGACCTCTTTCGGAGCCAATAAGGTTGCCGTGATCAAAGCCGTTCGCGGCCTCACCGGCCTGGGCCTGAAAGAAGCCAAAGCTGCTGTTGAGAGTGCACCTACTTCCGTGAAGGAAGGTGTCTCCAAAGAGGAAGCTGAGGATGTCAAGAAACAGCTGGAAGAGGCTGGCGCAGAAGCTGAGATCAAATAATTTTTGATCTCGATATCTGACAAGCCTTAGTCGGATTGGGCTGGTGGCGTTTTCGCCACCGGCCTTTTCCCGCTTCTAGGATATGCTTTGAAAGGTGGCTCGCAGAGCCGGTTTTGAAAGCGTTAATCCAGTCGCAAAGTGCGACGGTTACGAAGCAGATTGAGCATATGCCTGACGAGGTTGTCGGGCGGGATTACAGCTACAGGGAGGTATTCCGGCAGGGAATTTGAGCTGGAACCACTACGTATCATTCCGAAGACCTCCGGGGTCTTATGAAATCGAGGGACGGCAACATGGCCTATTCTTTCACCGAGAAAAAACGCATCCGTAAGGATTTTGGCAAACGCCCAACTATCCTTGACGTGCCTTTTCTTTTGGCGACGCAGATCGACTCCTACCGCAGTTTTCTACAGGCGGGGGCATCCGCTGATCAGCGTGCCGACCAAGGCCTGCATGCTGCATTTAAATCAGTATTCCCTATTGCGAGCTATTCGGGCAATGCAGTTCTGGAGTATGTCAGCTACCGATTAGGCATACCTGTATTTGATGTGCGTGAGTGTCAACTGCGTGGCGCCACCTATGCCGCCCCTTTGCGGGTGCTCGTGCGACTGGTGATCTACGATAAGGAGGCGCCGGCAAACTCCAAGGTGGTGAAAGACATCCGTGAACAGGAAGTTTACATGGGTGAGTTGCCGCTGATGACTGATAACGGTACTTTCGTTATCAATGGTACCGAGCGTGTTATCGTCTCCCAGTTGCACCGTTCACCTGGTGTCTTTTTCGATCACGATAAAGGCAAGACTCACAGCTCCGGCAAACTGCTGTTCTCGGCACGAGTGATTCCTTATCGTGGTTCATGGCTCGATTTTGAGTTTGATCCAAAGGATAACGTCTTTGTTCGCATTGATCGTCGTCGCAAACTGCCTGCCACCGTGCTGCTGCGAGCCCTCGGCTTCGAGACCGAAGAGATGCTGGACATGTTCTTCGAGACAGATGCTTTCACTCTGAACAAGAAGGGTGCGAAGCTGGCTTTGGTGCCTGAGCGTCTGCGTGGTGAAACCGCAAACTTCGATATCAAGGTGAAGGGTAGTGTGATCGTTGAGGCTGGGCGTCGCATAACCGCCCGCCACATCAAATTGCTGGAGAAAGCCGGTACCAAGTCTCTCGATGTGACCTACGATTATCTCTATGGCAAGGTTATCTCCACCAACCTGATCGACAAAGAGACTGGCGAAGTTATTGCCAATGCCAATGATGAGATCACTGAAGAGCTGCTTGAGGTCCTGATAGATAAGGGCGTCAAGAGCATTGAAACACTCTTTACCAACGATCTTGACCATGGTCCCTACCTCTCGACCACGCTGAAAATTGATTCTACCGCCAGCCAGCTTGAGGCGCAGGTAGAGATCTACCGTATGATGCGTCCGGGTGAGCCGCCAACCAAAGAAGCAGCGCAGAATCTGTTCAAGAGTCTCTTCTTCAGTCCAGACCGCTACGACCTCTCGGCAGTCGGTCGCATGAAATTCAATAAACGTCTGGGCCGTGACGAGGTCACCGGTGAGGGTATTCTCTCCAATGAAGATATCGTCATGGTGCTGCAGGAGTTGATTAACATCCGTAATGGTAAGGGTGTTGTCGATGATATCGACCATCTCGGCAACCGTCGTATCCGTTGTGTCGGCGAAATGGCGGAAAATCAGTTCCGTGTCGGCCTGGTTCGCGTAGAGCGTGCCGTTAAGGAGCGTCTGACCTTGGCTGAGTCCGAGGGTTTGATGCCCCAGGAGATGATCAATGCCAAGCCGGTCTCTGCTGCGATCAAGGAGTTCTTCGGCTCCAGCCAACTCTCTCAATTTATGGATCAAAACAATCCGCTCTCCGAGGTCACTCACAAGCGCCGCGTTTCGGCTCTTGGCCCAGGTGGTCTTGCTCGCGAACGTGCCGGTTTTGAGGTGCGTGATGTGCATCCGACTCACTATGGCCGAGTCTGCCCAATTGAGACACCTGAGGGACCGAATATCGGTCTTATCAACTCACTGTCGGTTTATGCCAGGACCAATGACTATGGGTTCCTGGAGACTCCATATCGTAAGGTCGAAAACAGTAAGGTGACTGATCAGATCGATTACCTCTCCGCCATCGAAGAGGGGCGTTTTGTTATCGCCCAGGCAAGTGCAGCCCTCGATGAGAAGGGGAGTCTGACTGAGGAGTTGGTCTCATGTCGGCACCAGAACGAGTTTACGCTCTCGTCACCGGATAAGATTCAGTATATGGACGTTTCACCTAAACAGATCGTTTCGGTGGCTGCGTCGATGATTCCATTCCTTGAGCACGATGATGCCAACCGTGCATTGATGGGGTCCAACATGCAGCGTCAGGCAGTGCCGACTCTGCGTGCTGAGAAACCATTGGTGGGTACCGGTATGGAGCGAGCTGTTGCTGTCGATTCCGGTGTGACGGTTGTGGCCAAACGTGGCGGTGCGATTGAATCAGTGGATGCCGCCCGTATCGTGGTGCGTGTCAATGATGATGAAGCGGTCGCCGGTGAGGCGGGTGTCGATATCTACAATCTAACCAAGTACACCCGCTCCAATCAGAATACCTGTATCAACCAACGTCCACTGGTGCGGCCGGGCGACACGGTAACTCGTGGTGATGTCATGGCTGACGGCCCCTCTACCGATATGGGAGAGTTAGCTCTGGGCCAGAACATGCGGATCGCTTTCATGGCCTGGAACGGCTACAACTTCGAGGATTCGATTCTGATCTCTGAGCGTGTCGTTCAGGAAGATCGTTTCACCACCATCCATATCGAAGAGCTGACCTGCATGGCGCGGGATACCAAGCTGGGTTCCGAAGAGATCACAGGTGATATCCCCAATGTTGGTGAAGCTGCACTGGCTAAGCTGGATGAGTCCGGTATCGTCTATGTCGGCGCCGAGGTGAAAGAGGGCGATATCCTGGTGGGTAAGGTGACTCCCAAGGGCGAGACTCAATTGACCCCGGAGGAGAAACTGCTGCGAGCCATCTTTGGTGAGAAGGCTGCGGATGTCAAAGATACCTCCCTGCGTGTCTCCTCAGGTCGTGTTGGTACCGTTATCGATGTTCAGGTGTTCACTCGCGACGGTGTCGATAAAGATGCCCGTGCGATGGAGATTGAGAATGCCGAAATGAACATGGTGCGCAAGGATCTGGATGAGCAGTTGCGTATCCTCGAAGAGGACACCTTCCAGCGTGTTGAAAAGATGTTGGTGGGCAAGATTGCTGATGGTGGTCCGGCAGGTCTCAAGGCCGGCGCTAAGGTCACACAGGCTTATCTTGACGATCTCGAACGTGACAAATGGTTGGAAATCCGCCTGCGTGTTGAAGAGAAGGCGACCCAGCTGGAGTCGATTGCTGAGCAGATCAGGCAGCAGCGCGAAGAGTATCGCCTGCGCTTTGAAGAGAAGAAACGCAAACTGACCTCTGGTGATGATCTGGCACCCGGTGTCCTCAAGATGGTCAAGGTCTATGTGGCGGTCAAGCGCCGCATCCAGCCTGGTGACAAGATGGCTGGACGTCATGGTAACAAGGGTGTGATCTCGATGATTGTTCCTGCCGAGGATATGCCTTTCGATGAGAATGGTGAGCCGGTTGATGTAGTGCTCAATCCTCTCGGTGTTCCATCGCGTATGAATGTGGGACAGGTGCTTGAGACCCATTTGGGCTGGGCGGCAAAGGGTCTCGGTCGCAAGATCAATACGATGCTTGAGACTCAGGCAAAAATGGCCGAACTGCGTGGCTATCTGGGTAAGGTATATAACACCAGTGGCAAGCAGGAGGATCTCGACTCTTTCAGTGATGATGAGATCATTGAGCTGGCCGGCAACCTCAGGCGTGGTGTACCGATGGCAACGCCTGTGTTTGACGGTGCAACAGAAGATGAGATTAGAGCACTGCTGGATCTGGCGGATCTCTCGACCACTGGTCAGACAACGCTTTATGATGGACGTACCGGTGAAGCGTTCGACCGTCAGGTTACTGTTGGCTACATGTATATGTTGAAGTTGAACCATCTTGTCGATGACAAGATGCATGCTCGCTCCACTGGACCCTATAGCCTGGTCACACAGCAGCCGCTGGGTGGTAAGGCGCAGTTTGGTGGTCAGCGCTTCGGTGAGATGGAGGTGTGGGCACTGGAGGCTTATGGTGCCGCCTATACACTTCAGGAGATGCTGACAGTCAAGTCAGACGATGTCACCGGCCGTACCCGCATGTACAAAAACATCGTTGATGGAAATCATCAAATGGAGGCCGGCATGCCGGAGTCCTTCAACGTGCTGGTGAAAGAGATACGTTCACTGGCCATTAATATTGAACTGGAACGGGAATAGGGTCTGCTATCACTTTATTTAAAGTAATAGACAGAGTTGATATAGCAGCAAGACCCATTAGTTAGGAGATACGATCTTGAAAGATCTACTAAATATGCTGAAGCAGCAGGAGCAGACCGAAGATTTCGATTCGATTCGGATTGGTCTGGCTTCACCCGATATGATCCGTTCCTGGTCCTACGGCGAAGTGAAAAAGCCGGAGACCATCAACTACCGCACCTTCAAGCCGGAGCGTGA from Candidatus Sedimenticola sp. (ex Thyasira tokunagai) carries:
- the rplL gene encoding 50S ribosomal protein L7/L12 → MSVSKEDILEGIANMTVMEVVELIEAMEEKFGVTAAAAVAAAPAAGGGEAAAAEEQTEFDVVMTSFGANKVAVIKAVRGLTGLGLKEAKAAVESAPTSVKEGVSKEEAEDVKKQLEEAGAEAEIK
- the rpoB gene encoding DNA-directed RNA polymerase subunit beta, encoding MAYSFTEKKRIRKDFGKRPTILDVPFLLATQIDSYRSFLQAGASADQRADQGLHAAFKSVFPIASYSGNAVLEYVSYRLGIPVFDVRECQLRGATYAAPLRVLVRLVIYDKEAPANSKVVKDIREQEVYMGELPLMTDNGTFVINGTERVIVSQLHRSPGVFFDHDKGKTHSSGKLLFSARVIPYRGSWLDFEFDPKDNVFVRIDRRRKLPATVLLRALGFETEEMLDMFFETDAFTLNKKGAKLALVPERLRGETANFDIKVKGSVIVEAGRRITARHIKLLEKAGTKSLDVTYDYLYGKVISTNLIDKETGEVIANANDEITEELLEVLIDKGVKSIETLFTNDLDHGPYLSTTLKIDSTASQLEAQVEIYRMMRPGEPPTKEAAQNLFKSLFFSPDRYDLSAVGRMKFNKRLGRDEVTGEGILSNEDIVMVLQELINIRNGKGVVDDIDHLGNRRIRCVGEMAENQFRVGLVRVERAVKERLTLAESEGLMPQEMINAKPVSAAIKEFFGSSQLSQFMDQNNPLSEVTHKRRVSALGPGGLARERAGFEVRDVHPTHYGRVCPIETPEGPNIGLINSLSVYARTNDYGFLETPYRKVENSKVTDQIDYLSAIEEGRFVIAQASAALDEKGSLTEELVSCRHQNEFTLSSPDKIQYMDVSPKQIVSVAASMIPFLEHDDANRALMGSNMQRQAVPTLRAEKPLVGTGMERAVAVDSGVTVVAKRGGAIESVDAARIVVRVNDDEAVAGEAGVDIYNLTKYTRSNQNTCINQRPLVRPGDTVTRGDVMADGPSTDMGELALGQNMRIAFMAWNGYNFEDSILISERVVQEDRFTTIHIEELTCMARDTKLGSEEITGDIPNVGEAALAKLDESGIVYVGAEVKEGDILVGKVTPKGETQLTPEEKLLRAIFGEKAADVKDTSLRVSSGRVGTVIDVQVFTRDGVDKDARAMEIENAEMNMVRKDLDEQLRILEEDTFQRVEKMLVGKIADGGPAGLKAGAKVTQAYLDDLERDKWLEIRLRVEEKATQLESIAEQIRQQREEYRLRFEEKKRKLTSGDDLAPGVLKMVKVYVAVKRRIQPGDKMAGRHGNKGVISMIVPAEDMPFDENGEPVDVVLNPLGVPSRMNVGQVLETHLGWAAKGLGRKINTMLETQAKMAELRGYLGKVYNTSGKQEDLDSFSDDEIIELAGNLRRGVPMATPVFDGATEDEIRALLDLADLSTTGQTTLYDGRTGEAFDRQVTVGYMYMLKLNHLVDDKMHARSTGPYSLVTQQPLGGKAQFGGQRFGEMEVWALEAYGAAYTLQEMLTVKSDDVTGRTRMYKNIVDGNHQMEAGMPESFNVLVKEIRSLAINIELERE